Within the Methanobacterium sp. genome, the region CCTTCGGATCTGGACGTGGATATGGTATTCACCGCCACCCCCCACGGTGCTTCCATGAGCATAGTCCCCCAACTGGTGGAAAAAGGAGTCAAAGTAGTTGACTTAAGTGGAGACTACCGTTTCGATGATATTGGTATTTATGAGAAATGGTACGGTCTCAAGCATGAGCAACCTCTTGATGCAGTTTACGGATTACCTGAAATGTACCGGGAGGAGATCAAAAAAGCTAATCTGGTTGCTAACCCTGGATGTTACCCCACCGGCGCCATCCTGGCAGGTATCCCCCTGGTAAAGGAAGGCCTGGCTGACATCCTGATTGCCGACTCTAAAAGTGGTGTGAGTGGTGCTGGGATTAAACCCACCCCTGCAACTCATTATCCTAATATCAGTGATAATATAGTGCCCTATGCAGTCACCACCCACCGTCACATGCCTGAGATCCAGGAGAAACTTGGTAAATTTGGTGATGTTCGTGTTTCATTCACCCCTCACCTGGTGCCAGTTATCAGAGGCATTATAACCACCTTACACTCATTCCCTAACAGGGAAGTTAGTTCAGAGGAGATTATGGAATTGTATAAAAAACAGTACCATGATGAAACCTTTGTGCGTGTCCTGGATGCTGGTGAAATCCCACGGTTAAGTTCAGTGCGAGGATCCAACTTCTGCCACGTAGGTTGTTTTGAAATTGATGAAAACGGTAGATTAGTTGTTGTTACTGCCATTGACAATCTGGTTAAAGGTGCTTCCGGTGCAGCTGTGGCCAACATGAATCTCATGTGTGGATTCCCAGAAACCATGTCACTGGAAGGTTGCGGTTTACATCCCTAAATAGTACAATTCCCTGAAAAAAAATAAATCTTAAGAATATATTTTTGTGAGGGAGAAATCACCCCTAAAACTTTATAAACTTTGATCCATATATTTTATGAGAAGAAGAGAAAAAAGTGAGAAATTCCATTAAAACTTAGTAAATCCGTTTATTCTCCAGACAAACAGAGATTATCATTATGATGAAGATACAGTCATTGACAATTGAGTTTTGAAAACTTACTAAGTCTGGGAAGACCTTCACTTTATTTAAATAAAACTCTTAATTATTTGAGTTTTGAGGTAAATTTATGAAAACCATGATCCTGTTTTACTCACGGACCAGGAAAACTTCTCTGGTAGCCAAGACACTGGCCCAGGAAGTTAACGCAGATTATTTGGAAATAACCGACCTGAATAATAGAGCAGGGGCCATGAATTATATTAAAGCTTCAGTGGATGCTTTCCGTGAGAATAAAACTTTAATAAAACCCGAATCAGTGGATCTCACTGATTATGATCTGATTTATCTGGGAAGTCCCACCTGGGCGGGTAAACCAGCACCAGCAATGATAACCCTCATTGATCAGTGCAACTTCCAGGGTAAAGACGTTATTCTCTTTGCCACCATGGGAGGGTCCGGAGGCCAGAAGGTAATTGAACGAATGCAAGAGAAAATAGAGCCCCGTGGAGGGCGTATGATCAAATCATTCCAGATTAAAACCGGTAACAAAAAAACAGAAGAACTCATCGAAGATGTTAAAACCATTGTCAAGGAGGAAGACCTCCCCATATACGGAATATGATCATAATTGAAATGACAATATTATTAAATGAATGTTTAACAATAGATGATGTGTAACAATCAGTTATACGACTGATCATACGGAGAATTTCATTGAGAAATATTCCTTATGTGAATTCCTTAAGTGAAATTTAATAAATTCCAAGGGTGAAGATAAAATCCCCTAAGGTTTTAAAATCTCCCTAAGATGACTTAAAATCTACTAAAGTGAAGTTAAATCAAGTGAAGTTAAATCTCTTAAGTACTTAAAATCTCCTAAGTATAACTTGATATATACGTAAAACGTGACGATAAAGACTGGTGATTAAATTGATAACATTTGAAAGGTTACTGGAATCATACAAACCACTCATCGCCATTCCAGTGGTGATCACCATCATTGCCCTGATACTAATAGCCACAATGGGCCTTAATCAGGGTATCGAGCTTAAAGGTGGGACGGTGGCAGTTGTACAACTGGAAAAACCAATTAGTCAGAACGAACTTCAATCACTTATTAGTACGGGTCTGCCCAATCAAACTGTGGATGTTAAATCTGTGAATAATAACCAGGCCACAATAGATATTGTAGGTGACACAGATGTGGTTAAATTATCATCTATACTAGAAGGAACTGGAACTATAACCAGTTATAAATCAGTGGGGGCTGTTTTAAGCTCAGAATCATTGACCCAAATTTATTATGCTCTGGCCTTTGCCTTCATCTTCATGAGCATAACGGTGTTCATCATCTTCCGTAATTTCGTACCCAGTATGGCAGTTATTCTCGCTGCCCTTTCGGATATAATCATTGCGGTGGGTGGGATGAGCCTCTTTGGCATACCACTTTCGATTGCTTCTGTGGGAGCACTGTTAATGCTTATAGGTTACAGTGTAGACACAGACATACTGTTAACCACCCGAATCCTTAAAAGAAAAGAAGGCACCGTAACTGAAAGAGCAATTGAAGCAATGAAAACCGGGTTAACCATGGCCGCCGCAGCCATCGGTTCCATGGCAGCATTATATCTGGTGGTTGTCTTTTTAATACCAGCTGCCCAGACACTGGCGGATATTGCAGCAGTGCTTATCATTGGACTGATAGCTGATGTTCTGGCCACGTGGCTCATGAACCTTGGAATACTGAGATGGTACACGGAGGCACGTAAATGAAGCTCAATGAATTCTTCAAAGACAAAAGAGTAATACTCTTGATCGTGCTGGTTATTGCAAGCATAGGCGCCATCTCCATCTTAGGAATACAACAGGGTTTAGACCTAAAAGGTGGGTCCACCATACAGTTACAACTGGAAAAACCAGTGGACACCGCAACCATGAACACTGTCACAGCGGTTCTGGATAAGCGGTTGAACATTTTCGGTGTTAAGGATGTTAAGGTGTACCCCAGTGGTAACCAGAATGTTATTATTGAGATCGCCGGAGTCCAACCAGAGGACGTGGCCAAGATCGTTGGAAGTAACGGTAAATTCGAGGCCAAGATCAACAACCAGACTGCCCTGGTAGGATCCGACATCACCCAGGTGAAAACTTACCAGGTTACAGGAACCGAATGGCAGGTTCCCTTCACTGTATCCCTGGAGGGTGCCAACCGATTTGCCCAGATTGCTAAAGGTCAGGCCGGAGTTCCGGTGGAAATGTACCTGGATGACCAGTTGATTACTTCTCCAGAGGTTGCCGATGAACTGGCCACTGGTCAGGCATCTACAGATGTGATGATCAGTGGAACGGAAGCCACCAAGGAAGAAGCACAAACACAGGCGAAAAGCATTCACACCCTCTTACAATCAGGTGCGTTACCAGTTAAGGTTAAAATCGTAGGAGTCAGCAGTGTTTCAGCAGAATTAGGTGATCAGTTCATAAATGGTGCTCTTATAGCTGGTGTTTTAGCCCTTCTGGTTATTTCGGCCATTATAATCATAAGGTACCGTAACCCCTTACTGGTTATCCCCATCATGTTAACCAGTATCGCTGAACTTATCCTGATACTGGGAACTGCGGCGGTGATTCACTGGAACATTGATCTGGCAGCTATAGCGGGTATATTGGCTGCCATTGGTACCGGGGTGGATGACCAGATCATCATCACCGACGAGGTGCTCAAGGGATTCAAGGACAAGAAAAAGAGGTCTGGTGTGCGTAAACAGATAAAAAGCGCATTCTTCATTATATTCGCTGCAGCCGGAACCCTTATCGCTGCCATGTTACCCCTGGCATATATCGGGTTCAGCAGGGGAGCCACAGGAATAGGTGTGCTTTCTGGATTTGCCTTCACCACAGTTCTGGGAGTTCTCATTGGAATATTCATAACCAGACCAGTGTACGCCAAATTTATTGAGCTAATGCTGGATACAAGAAAATAGGAACCCAACGTACTCCTATTTTTTCCCTATTTTTTTTGAATACCCCTATTTTTTAAAAATCACGTATTTTCCTATCTATTTTTTTAAACCTCTTTTTAATTCCAGGATTCTTCAAAATTTCAATAATTAACCATAATCCACACAATTACCTAAATTCTGATCCACCCCAGTTTCGTTAGATGTTTACAAGATGAATTTTTTTTATAATAGAAATTTATCAAAATGAATTTCATCTAAAGAATTTTAAATTACCTACTATGGAACTCTAATTATTTAGGACGGGATAGGGGTAAGGGATAATCTTATAAAATATTATCAGAATATATTTCTCCTAGAACTAAGAAAGGGTTAAACATGAAAACTCCCCGGGAATTAAAGGTAAAACCCATTAAAAATGGCACAGTTATCGACCATATCAGCGCTAACAAAGCCCTGAGAGTCCTTAAAATACTGGGGCTGCCCAGTCCGAAAATATCAGTGACTCTGGCCATGAATGTGCAGTCCAGTCAAATGGGAAGCAAGGACATTGTTAAGATCGAGGGAAGGGAACTGGCATCAAGGGAAGTGGATGAAATCGCACTCATAGCTCCCCATGCCACCATTAACATTATCCGAAATTATGAAATTGTTGGAAAGGGCAAAGTGAAACTATTAGGTGAGATTAAGAGCATTTTATCCTGTTCCAATCCCAACTGCATCACCAACACTGATGAACCCGTTACCACCCGTTTTGCTGTGCTGCAGAATGAACCCATGGTACTCCGCTGCCACTACTGTGAACGGATCATGGATCAGGCCGAAGTGGAAACCCAGTTCAGAGTATTCTAAATTTTCCAGATTTTTTTATTTATTTAAATCAAATTTATCATTCATAATCATCCCAATAAAAGGACGACTCCCGAATAAAGGATTATCCCAAATAAAAGGATTTATTTCAATTATATTTTCAAATCCATAACCAAAATACCCAATACCAAAAAAATCTTTAGTGTTGATGAATTTTAAAAAGGAAAAGGGGGAATTAAATGGTTTTAAAACGTGGAATTGTGGAAATAAACACCTTAGAGCGGGTAGAAATACAGGATATTACCCGGGAAGTTGAATCTGTCCTTAGAAATAGTGGTATTAGTGAGGGGCTTTTGAATGTTTACAGCCGCCATTCAACATCAGGAGTGGTTATAAATGAGAATGAATCGGGTTTAATCAGAGACTTTCAGTTAGCTCTTGGGAAACTGATCCCAGAGGGTGCGGGTTATCAGCACGACCGTATAGATAACAACGCCGATAGCCACATCCGCGGATTCATACTAGGCGGCAGCCAGACTATTCCTGTGGAAAATAGTAGGATGATGCTGGGAACCTGGCAGAGTATTTTCTTCGTGGAACTGGACGGACCACGGCAGAGGAAACTTACCGTGACTGTGATTGGGGAATAATAAATATCCTGGCCTGCTTGTTAAAAATTAAAAAATTTTAAGAAAAGAATTTTATAAAATAAGAATAAAAAATTATTGAAGAAATTAATGAAAAAAGAATTTAAATCTTATTAAAGATTTAAAGATTTATTCGGAATAAGAAGAGTTTATTTTAAAGATTTAAACTCCACTTCCACTGCCACCACAGGATACTCCAGTTCAAAGTTCCTGATGACTTGGGGGTTCATTTCACCGAAGAATCCCTCAACACATACCTCACCTGTTTCTTTTTTCACTCCTTTTAGTAGTGCGCATCTTCCCTTGATAAAGCTGGGATGGTCCAGGTCTTCAATCTCCATTTCCAGTCCAAGATTACTTATCAGAGCATCACTGGTTGATTTGATCTCGGTGAAGTTAGCCTGGGAATGGGTGGTCATGGCTGCCAGTTTTTTAACACCCACAGTTCGGGTTTCTCTTTCCCTGTCCAGGAAGACTGTTTCCCCTACTTCAAAGATCCTCTGGGGAAGTTCTTCATGCTTGTTATCCTCCAGGAATTCCAATAGACCATTAAGAAGACTCTGACGGATCATGGTCCTGTCCTGGCTTATGGGCTGGGCTACTTCCACCCGTTCGGTCTCAGGGAGTTTCATCTTCTGGTAATGATTCTCCTCGTTGGTTAACATGAGACTCATAACCTCCGCAAATCCCAGGCCGTTCATGATTTCCCGTGCATTCTGGTCAAAGTCCATATAAGGGTCTTCCCGGGCCACTGTGGCCACCTGTGGTAGTTCCGGTTCTATCTTGCGGAAGCAGTAACCAATGGCCACATTCTCTATTATATCCACTTCGTGGAGGATGTCCGCCCGGTAAGGTGGAATCAGCACTTTTACTGTATCCTCATCAACAACTGTGGCATCGAAGCGTACCTTTTTCAGGGATTCTGCCACTACTTCTGCTGTGAGCGGTATTCCAATTAACTTAACTGCATTTTTCACACTGACTGTTCTTTCTTTGGGTGTTAAATCGGGTCTGATGAGTGTTTCATCCTGGTAAATGTTCTCCATGGTCTGGATGGTTGCTCCTGATTCTGCGAAGCTGGTGGTGATAATGTTCAAGGTTCGCTCAACTGCCTGCTGGTCAGTGCCTGTGACATCCACAAAGAGGTTTTTAGTGTCAGTGGTGAGTTTTGTGAGCTCACCATTGATAATAGGTGGCATGGAAAGGATATTATCCTCGGAGTCCATTATCAGAGGGTAACGGTCGTACTTATCTATCAAGTGGGCGTAGGATTGTCCTTTCTTGTGTTCAGTTAGTATTTCCCGGAGGGTCATTTCTTCATCCATGTCCAGGGGTACGAAGGATGTTTCATCGGGAAGAGCAGCCAGGTACCTGAAGGGCCCCTTCAACACGTCCAGGTTGTGGATCCCAATGGCCACTTTTTTACGGTCACGTCCTATCACCCAGTGCAGGTCTTCCTGGAAGTCCATGATCTGGGGGAGTTTCTCATCAGTAAATTCGACATTACGAACCAGGCAACAGGCAGTGTAGGGCCTGATACCCTTAAGCCCAGGGTCTATGGTGATGCTGGTGCCGGCTGGTTCCAGGTGGTACTCTGGTATTCCCTCATCTATTTCCAGGAAACCCTTGAGTGCCCGGGCCACTCCCTCCACACTCAGGTAGTCTGGTCGGTTGGGGAAAAACTCCACCTTAACCTCTTCATCATCATAGTCCTCAATATCACTCCCAATCATAGGGAGAAGATCGATGAGTTCATCTTTGTCAATTTCTCGTTTTAACAATTCTTCCAGGTCAGTGTAGGTGAATTTTATAACAGGCATGACTATTTCCTCATATTTTTTTTATATTGACTTGTTTAATTCTAATTAAATGTGAATATAATCCCAGTAAAATGGTTAATAGTATGGAACTATTATGTATGGAATTATAATTTTGGATTTGTGAATCTTTATATGCCTAAAAGCATGAGGAAGAACAGTGATTCAACTGTAAAGTGCAGGGCACGGTGCTGTAACCAGGTCATCTCCAATCCTGCGACCTCATGGTAGAGGTCCACAACCAAGTGTATGGTTGCTGCTAAAAATCCTATTTCCAGGGATAAAAACAGCAGGGACAGGAGGATGAAGTGGAAAACTGCTTCCAGGAACTCGTGAACCATCCACATTCTAATGGTAGAGCCGACTATTTTCTGAATTATTCC harbors:
- the argC gene encoding N-acetyl-gamma-glutamyl-phosphate reductase, whose protein sequence is MLEVAIIGASGYTGGELLRFLDVHGEVEVVAATSRQYADTPIRKVHPHLHDLDLKFTDKSPSDLDVDMVFTATPHGASMSIVPQLVEKGVKVVDLSGDYRFDDIGIYEKWYGLKHEQPLDAVYGLPEMYREEIKKANLVANPGCYPTGAILAGIPLVKEGLADILIADSKSGVSGAGIKPTPATHYPNISDNIVPYAVTTHRHMPEIQEKLGKFGDVRVSFTPHLVPVIRGIITTLHSFPNREVSSEEIMELYKKQYHDETFVRVLDAGEIPRLSSVRGSNFCHVGCFEIDENGRLVVVTAIDNLVKGASGAAVANMNLMCGFPETMSLEGCGLHP
- a CDS encoding NAD(P)H-dependent oxidoreductase, which encodes MKTMILFYSRTRKTSLVAKTLAQEVNADYLEITDLNNRAGAMNYIKASVDAFRENKTLIKPESVDLTDYDLIYLGSPTWAGKPAPAMITLIDQCNFQGKDVILFATMGGSGGQKVIERMQEKIEPRGGRMIKSFQIKTGNKKTEELIEDVKTIVKEEDLPIYGI
- a CDS encoding protein translocase subunit SecF; translated protein: MITFERLLESYKPLIAIPVVITIIALILIATMGLNQGIELKGGTVAVVQLEKPISQNELQSLISTGLPNQTVDVKSVNNNQATIDIVGDTDVVKLSSILEGTGTITSYKSVGAVLSSESLTQIYYALAFAFIFMSITVFIIFRNFVPSMAVILAALSDIIIAVGGMSLFGIPLSIASVGALLMLIGYSVDTDILLTTRILKRKEGTVTERAIEAMKTGLTMAAAAIGSMAALYLVVVFLIPAAQTLADIAAVLIIGLIADVLATWLMNLGILRWYTEARK
- a CDS encoding preprotein translocase subunit SecD, which gives rise to MKLNEFFKDKRVILLIVLVIASIGAISILGIQQGLDLKGGSTIQLQLEKPVDTATMNTVTAVLDKRLNIFGVKDVKVYPSGNQNVIIEIAGVQPEDVAKIVGSNGKFEAKINNQTALVGSDITQVKTYQVTGTEWQVPFTVSLEGANRFAQIAKGQAGVPVEMYLDDQLITSPEVADELATGQASTDVMISGTEATKEEAQTQAKSIHTLLQSGALPVKVKIVGVSSVSAELGDQFINGALIAGVLALLVISAIIIIRYRNPLLVIPIMLTSIAELILILGTAAVIHWNIDLAAIAGILAAIGTGVDDQIIITDEVLKGFKDKKKRSGVRKQIKSAFFIIFAAAGTLIAAMLPLAYIGFSRGATGIGVLSGFAFTTVLGVLIGIFITRPVYAKFIELMLDTRK
- the pyrI gene encoding aspartate carbamoyltransferase regulatory subunit, whose protein sequence is MKTPRELKVKPIKNGTVIDHISANKALRVLKILGLPSPKISVTLAMNVQSSQMGSKDIVKIEGRELASREVDEIALIAPHATINIIRNYEIVGKGKVKLLGEIKSILSCSNPNCITNTDEPVTTRFAVLQNEPMVLRCHYCERIMDQAEVETQFRVF
- a CDS encoding secondary thiamine-phosphate synthase enzyme YjbQ, whose translation is MVLKRGIVEINTLERVEIQDITREVESVLRNSGISEGLLNVYSRHSTSGVVINENESGLIRDFQLALGKLIPEGAGYQHDRIDNNADSHIRGFILGGSQTIPVENSRMMLGTWQSIFFVELDGPRQRKLTVTVIGE
- the pheT gene encoding phenylalanine--tRNA ligase subunit beta, with translation MPVIKFTYTDLEELLKREIDKDELIDLLPMIGSDIEDYDDEEVKVEFFPNRPDYLSVEGVARALKGFLEIDEGIPEYHLEPAGTSITIDPGLKGIRPYTACCLVRNVEFTDEKLPQIMDFQEDLHWVIGRDRKKVAIGIHNLDVLKGPFRYLAALPDETSFVPLDMDEEMTLREILTEHKKGQSYAHLIDKYDRYPLIMDSEDNILSMPPIINGELTKLTTDTKNLFVDVTGTDQQAVERTLNIITTSFAESGATIQTMENIYQDETLIRPDLTPKERTVSVKNAVKLIGIPLTAEVVAESLKKVRFDATVVDEDTVKVLIPPYRADILHEVDIIENVAIGYCFRKIEPELPQVATVAREDPYMDFDQNAREIMNGLGFAEVMSLMLTNEENHYQKMKLPETERVEVAQPISQDRTMIRQSLLNGLLEFLEDNKHEELPQRIFEVGETVFLDRERETRTVGVKKLAAMTTHSQANFTEIKSTSDALISNLGLEMEIEDLDHPSFIKGRCALLKGVKKETGEVCVEGFFGEMNPQVIRNFELEYPVVAVEVEFKSLK